From the Bacteroidales bacterium genome, one window contains:
- a CDS encoding OmpA family protein, with the protein MNQKIYQLGIAVLLCFLLSQGNTAFAQRNYSADADKAFDTEQYSVAIDLYKQAYNRIKGNKPEKARVLFRLAECYRKTNNYKQAINWYTRVVKANYPDPIAQLYLADALKADEQYAEALVAYNEYKKLVPNDPRGGYGAESCEYSIKWKEDPTRYVIENVKKFNSKQSDFSPYWADKNYKAILFTSTREGSTGKVTDGWTGQSFSDIYVTTLDKKGAWSEPLPADENINTDVNEGTPWLNKKANVIYFTRCPVVKKEKMGCQIYFSKKQGRGWAPADTLKLAEDMSIHHGHPTLSDDEMVIYFAADIQGGYGGKDIWMAKRTKKTKPFDKPVNLGPVINTAGDEMFPYLSENGTLYFSSNGYEHLGLGGLDIFKSEFKNEKWTKPENLKYPLNSAGDDFGIILKGDKNEGFLSSNRKGGRGFDDIYYFYLPPLVFTLQGVVRDDSTKQIIADATVKLEGSDGTSVEATTDATGTYQFGKTQILENTTYELTVSKDKYIAAKGRETTVGLKHSKDLIHDFNLVPIPREPVVLPDILYPIAQWYLTPQAKDSLKWLVNILTDNPRWVIELSSHTDIRPIPMTNDTLSQRRAKSAVDYIVDSNGIHPARVFAKGYGANRPRVLEQDKTIILDPQKYPACKDKPFFFPKGTVLTEAYIKTLKTTCEKEAAHQLNRRTEFIVLSEDFTPPESTDSLGNNVQIMINPMDNIVTILPSGSGTFEARCVINGISSDFKYDAAEEELQIAESLIMQLLTDYRVTKSDFKDKDNAFSEDGSIKPNSIINLKKINIGKKVQTNLEAVVVKDLVPNVVLGSKVLSKFGEYNIDDEKRQLIFE; encoded by the coding sequence ATGAATCAGAAGATATACCAATTAGGAATTGCGGTTTTATTATGTTTTTTATTATCACAAGGTAATACGGCATTTGCACAGCGAAATTATTCTGCAGATGCAGATAAAGCATTTGATACGGAACAGTATTCTGTAGCCATTGACTTATATAAACAGGCTTACAACCGCATTAAAGGAAATAAACCGGAAAAAGCAAGAGTCTTGTTTCGTTTGGCTGAGTGTTACCGTAAAACAAACAATTATAAACAAGCTATTAACTGGTACACAAGGGTTGTGAAGGCTAATTACCCCGACCCTATAGCCCAGCTTTATCTTGCCGATGCATTGAAAGCCGATGAGCAATATGCAGAAGCTCTGGTTGCTTACAATGAATACAAAAAACTTGTTCCCAATGATCCGCGTGGCGGGTATGGTGCCGAATCATGTGAATATTCAATTAAATGGAAAGAAGACCCAACCAGATATGTTATTGAAAATGTTAAAAAATTCAACAGCAAACAATCAGATTTTTCACCATACTGGGCTGATAAGAATTATAAAGCCATACTTTTTACTTCTACAAGGGAAGGCTCAACAGGGAAAGTAACTGACGGATGGACAGGTCAGAGTTTTTCTGATATATATGTTACAACTCTCGATAAGAAAGGTGCCTGGAGTGAGCCCTTACCTGCTGATGAAAATATTAATACAGATGTGAATGAAGGAACACCCTGGCTTAATAAGAAAGCTAATGTGATATATTTTACTAGATGCCCGGTAGTAAAGAAAGAGAAAATGGGTTGCCAGATATATTTTTCTAAAAAACAGGGAAGAGGATGGGCACCTGCTGATACATTGAAGTTAGCAGAGGATATGAGCATACATCATGGGCATCCCACTCTTAGTGACGATGAAATGGTAATATATTTTGCTGCAGATATACAAGGTGGATATGGAGGGAAAGATATATGGATGGCAAAACGAACAAAAAAAACAAAACCTTTTGACAAACCTGTAAATTTAGGCCCGGTTATCAATACGGCTGGTGATGAAATGTTCCCTTACCTTAGTGAAAACGGAACGCTATATTTTTCTTCAAATGGATATGAACATCTTGGCCTTGGAGGGCTTGATATTTTTAAATCAGAATTTAAAAATGAAAAATGGACAAAACCCGAAAACCTAAAATACCCTTTAAATTCAGCAGGAGATGATTTTGGTATCATTTTAAAAGGAGATAAAAACGAAGGGTTTTTATCGTCAAACCGCAAAGGCGGAAGAGGGTTCGACGATATTTATTATTTCTACTTACCACCGTTGGTATTTACATTACAGGGAGTCGTTAGGGATGACAGTACTAAGCAGATAATTGCCGATGCAACTGTTAAATTAGAAGGATCAGATGGTACCAGTGTCGAAGCTACTACCGATGCCACTGGGACATATCAGTTTGGCAAAACGCAGATTCTTGAAAATACAACTTATGAACTCACAGTATCTAAAGATAAATATATTGCTGCAAAGGGGCGCGAAACTACTGTTGGACTTAAACACAGCAAAGACCTGATTCATGATTTTAACCTTGTACCCATACCCAGAGAGCCTGTTGTTCTGCCAGATATCTTGTACCCAATTGCGCAATGGTACCTGACACCACAAGCTAAAGATTCTTTAAAATGGTTGGTAAATATTCTTACTGATAACCCACGCTGGGTGATTGAATTGTCATCACACACGGATATAAGGCCCATTCCAATGACCAACGACACACTTTCACAACGAAGGGCAAAATCTGCTGTAGATTATATAGTTGATTCAAATGGTATCCATCCGGCAAGAGTTTTTGCAAAGGGTTATGGTGCAAACCGTCCACGTGTTCTGGAACAAGACAAAACTATCATTCTTGACCCGCAGAAGTATCCTGCATGTAAGGACAAACCATTTTTCTTTCCGAAAGGAACTGTCCTGACAGAAGCTTATATCAAAACATTAAAAACAACATGCGAAAAAGAAGCTGCACACCAACTCAACAGACGTACCGAATTTATTGTTTTGAGTGAAGATTTTACACCACCTGAATCCACTGACAGTTTAGGCAATAATGTTCAGATTATGATAAACCCAATGGACAATATTGTTACGATTTTACCAAGCGGAAGCGGAACTTTCGAAGCTCGTTGTGTTATTAATGGTATATCCTCTGATTTTAAATACGATGCTGCGGAAGAAGAACTTCAAATAGCTGAATCACTTATCATGCAGTTATTAACCGATTACCGCGTTACTAAATCTGACTTTAAAGACAAAGACAACGCATTTAGTGAAGATGGTTCGATTAAGCCAAATTCAATAATAAACCTCAAAAAAATAAATATAGGAAAAAAAGTTCAAACCAATTTAGAAGCGGTAGTTGTGAAAGACTTAGTCCCCAATGTAGTATTAGGTTCCAAAGTGCTTTCAAAATTTGGAGAGTATAACATTGATGATGAAAAAAGACAGCTTATTTTTGAATAA
- a CDS encoding phosphoribosylformylglycinamidine cyclo-ligase: MQEKDKYNQRGVSASKEDVHNSIKKLDKGIFPLAFCKIIPDTIESDKNFCSLMHADGAGTKSSLAYIYWKETGDLSVWKGIAQDAIVMNTDDLLCVGATKSIMLSSLIGRNKFLIPGNVLSAIIEGTEEFLELLRSMGFSIYSTGGETADVGDLVRTIVVDSVVTCRMKRSEVITNEKIAAGDVIVGLASFGKSAYEKEYNSGIGSNGLTSARHEMLHKVYAEKYPESFDQNILPDLVYSGRFLLGDTLPEIPINIGKALLSPTRTYAPLMVKIFDEFRSKIHGIIHCTGGAQTKVLNFVSGLHIVKSNLFPAPPLFRLIQAQAGYDWKEMYKVFNMGHRMEIYTDEFTAGEIIRMAQYFKIDAQIIGYCESSKATSLTIDSEFGTFHY, translated from the coding sequence ATGCAGGAAAAAGATAAATACAATCAAAGGGGAGTTTCGGCATCAAAAGAAGATGTTCACAATTCAATAAAAAAACTTGACAAAGGAATTTTTCCGTTGGCCTTTTGTAAAATCATTCCGGATACTATAGAATCTGATAAAAATTTTTGTTCCCTGATGCATGCTGACGGCGCTGGAACAAAATCATCACTGGCGTACATTTATTGGAAGGAAACAGGAGATTTATCGGTATGGAAGGGAATTGCACAGGACGCTATTGTTATGAATACAGACGATTTGCTCTGTGTGGGAGCAACAAAAAGTATTATGCTTTCTTCGCTTATTGGAAGAAATAAGTTTTTAATTCCAGGCAATGTGCTTTCAGCTATTATTGAGGGAACAGAGGAATTTTTAGAGCTTTTGAGGAGCATGGGTTTTTCCATATATTCAACAGGAGGTGAAACCGCTGATGTCGGTGATTTAGTGCGTACCATTGTTGTTGATTCAGTGGTAACATGCAGGATGAAACGCAGCGAAGTTATTACCAATGAGAAAATTGCTGCAGGAGATGTTATTGTTGGCCTGGCATCATTCGGGAAATCTGCCTACGAAAAGGAATACAACAGCGGTATTGGCAGCAATGGCCTGACTTCTGCCAGGCATGAGATGTTGCATAAAGTGTATGCTGAAAAATATCCGGAAAGTTTTGACCAAAATATTTTACCCGATTTAGTCTATAGCGGAAGGTTTCTGCTTGGCGATACATTGCCCGAAATACCTATAAATATAGGAAAAGCGCTTTTGTCTCCAACACGTACTTATGCACCATTGATGGTAAAAATTTTTGATGAATTCCGAAGTAAAATTCACGGGATTATTCATTGTACAGGTGGTGCACAAACTAAAGTGTTGAATTTTGTTTCAGGTTTGCACATTGTTAAAAGCAACCTGTTTCCGGCACCGCCGCTTTTTCGACTTATTCAGGCACAGGCAGGATACGATTGGAAAGAGATGTATAAAGTATTCAATATGGGGCACCGAATGGAAATATATACTGATGAATTTACTGCCGGAGAGATTATACGCATGGCTCAATATTTCAAAATTGATGCTCAAATAATAGGGTATTGTGAATCATCAAAAGCCACATCTTTAACCATTGATTCTGAATTCGGCACTTTCCATTACTAG
- the prfA gene encoding peptide chain release factor 1: MLDKLKAIHERWQEIGHQMNLPEAINDVKRFIKLNKDYKELLPVVEAYKKYETLINHIASAKDVLYNEKDDEMRSFAKEEVESLTKEKEQLEEEIRLMLIPADPQDGKNAIVEIRAGTGGDEASIFAGDLYRMYTRFAEIKGWKSELVDFTEGTVGGYKEIIINIKGENVYGQMKYESGVHRVQRVPKTEAQGRVHTSASSVVVLPEADEFDVEIKESDIRKDTFCSSGPGGQSVNTTYSAVRLTHVPTGIIVTCQDQKSQIKNYEKALSVLRSRIYEAEYQKYLDEVSSKRKTMVSTGDRSAKIRTYNYPQSRVTDHRIHLTLYNLQSIIDGNGVQELIDALQLAENAERLKAAGEE, from the coding sequence ATGCTTGATAAATTGAAAGCTATACATGAACGCTGGCAGGAAATTGGCCACCAAATGAATTTGCCGGAAGCCATTAATGATGTGAAACGATTTATTAAACTCAACAAGGACTATAAAGAATTGTTGCCTGTTGTTGAAGCTTATAAGAAATATGAAACATTGATAAATCACATTGCTTCTGCAAAAGATGTTCTTTATAACGAAAAAGATGACGAAATGCGTTCTTTTGCCAAAGAAGAAGTAGAGTCTCTTACAAAAGAAAAAGAACAACTTGAGGAGGAAATTCGGCTAATGTTGATACCAGCAGACCCTCAGGATGGGAAAAATGCCATTGTTGAAATACGTGCAGGGACAGGAGGTGATGAAGCAAGCATTTTTGCCGGGGACTTATATCGAATGTACACACGTTTTGCTGAAATAAAAGGATGGAAATCTGAACTGGTAGATTTTACGGAAGGAACTGTTGGCGGGTATAAAGAAATCATTATTAATATTAAGGGGGAAAATGTTTACGGACAGATGAAATACGAATCCGGTGTACACCGCGTGCAAAGGGTGCCAAAAACAGAAGCTCAGGGCAGGGTTCATACTTCCGCATCTTCTGTAGTAGTTTTGCCCGAAGCGGATGAGTTTGATGTGGAAATAAAGGAGTCGGACATTAGAAAAGATACATTTTGTTCTTCGGGGCCTGGCGGGCAGTCGGTTAATACAACTTATTCTGCCGTTAGGCTTACACACGTTCCTACCGGAATTATAGTTACCTGCCAGGATCAGAAATCGCAGATAAAGAACTATGAAAAAGCTTTGTCAGTATTGCGAAGCAGGATATATGAAGCCGAATACCAGAAGTATCTTGATGAGGTTTCATCCAAGCGTAAAACCATGGTTTCCACAGGTGACCGTTCTGCTAAGATAAGAACATACAATTATCCTCAAAGCAGGGTGACAGACCATAGAATTCACCTTACACTTTATAACCTGCAATCAATTATTGATGGCAATGGCGTTCAGGAATTAATTGACGCTTTACAACTTGCAGAAAATGCGGAACGCTTGAAAGCTGCAGGTGAAGAATAA
- the pyrF gene encoding orotidine-5'-phosphate decarboxylase, giving the protein MNRQELIANIKRKKSFLCVGLDTEINKIPKFLLSTDDPVFEFNKAIISATIEYAVAYKPNIAFYESQGIKGWKSLQKTIDFLKPFKKEVFVIADAKRGDIGNTSSQYARTYFDEESSGFDFDAVTVAPYMGEDSVKPFLEFNNKWVILLALTSNKGAENFQFLKCNDENSKYLYQKVLEISKEWGTPENMMYVVGATQAAMLSEIRKIVPEHFLLVPGVGAQGGSLQQVAEHGLNKDCGLLVNASRSILYASSERDFGEKAASEAKKLKDEMEAYLIKYL; this is encoded by the coding sequence ATGAATAGACAAGAATTAATTGCAAACATTAAAAGAAAAAAATCATTTCTTTGTGTAGGCCTTGACACCGAGATTAATAAAATCCCTAAATTTTTACTAAGCACAGATGACCCTGTTTTTGAGTTCAATAAAGCAATAATAAGTGCTACCATTGAGTATGCCGTTGCATACAAGCCCAACATTGCTTTTTATGAATCGCAGGGAATAAAAGGATGGAAAAGCCTTCAAAAAACCATCGATTTTCTTAAGCCATTCAAAAAAGAAGTTTTTGTGATAGCTGATGCCAAACGTGGCGATATTGGTAATACTTCGTCACAATATGCCAGAACATATTTTGATGAAGAATCTTCGGGTTTTGATTTTGATGCAGTAACCGTAGCTCCATATATGGGAGAGGATTCGGTGAAACCTTTTCTGGAATTCAATAATAAATGGGTTATTTTGCTGGCACTGACGTCAAATAAGGGCGCTGAAAATTTTCAATTCTTAAAATGTAATGATGAAAACAGCAAATACTTGTATCAGAAAGTACTTGAAATATCAAAAGAATGGGGTACTCCTGAAAATATGATGTATGTTGTTGGTGCAACACAAGCGGCTATGTTATCGGAAATCCGTAAGATAGTGCCGGAGCATTTTCTTCTGGTTCCGGGTGTTGGAGCACAGGGGGGAAGCCTTCAACAAGTTGCTGAACACGGTTTGAATAAAGATTGTGGATTGCTGGTAAATGCTTCCAGAAGTATTTTGTATGCTTCATCGGAAAGAGATTTTGGCGAAAAAGCAGCATCGGAAGCTAAGAAACTTAAAGATGAGATGGAAGCCTATCTGATAAAGTATTTATAA
- a CDS encoding T9SS type A sorting domain-containing protein gives MKINIQIIRLVLTALIIHFCFYGFSQRKSSEPVIISNNQDINSVKTPNDTLLPGNLPNVISPEYVLIPSDNGGYILGTNGWNDKCKCQQFKVTYKYHIEGAIFWFGYKRADSAGLVKFTIWDMDGTDGTTHDTTGQSCPGTPFVSLSDTTINIDTSSNLQQAYVIMFPFPVLVINDYCIGIDLSSIKEDSIALVSTNIGQGGNLELVWEKWSSNNKWYTLQGAQWDSGTIDVDAMILPIIDNTAGCIESGEFISGMKLTQSFPNPVEDFLTIQYELEANQDYSSLEIINLDGKRVYFNDHINQLKGIHQIVVDVSHFNNGTYIYILSTSEARMAKKLLISR, from the coding sequence ATGAAAATTAACATCCAAATTATCAGACTTGTACTCACTGCCTTAATAATACACTTTTGTTTTTATGGCTTCTCTCAAAGAAAATCATCAGAGCCAGTTATAATATCAAATAATCAGGATATTAATTCTGTTAAAACGCCCAACGATACTTTACTTCCGGGAAACTTACCAAATGTTATCAGTCCGGAATATGTTCTTATCCCTTCAGATAATGGAGGATATATTCTCGGGACAAACGGCTGGAATGATAAATGTAAATGTCAGCAATTTAAAGTAACTTATAAATATCATATTGAAGGAGCAATTTTTTGGTTTGGATATAAAAGAGCTGACTCTGCTGGTTTGGTAAAATTTACCATATGGGATATGGACGGAACAGATGGAACTACCCATGATACAACCGGACAATCATGCCCGGGAACACCATTTGTTTCGCTATCGGATACAACGATCAATATCGATACGTCCTCAAATCTTCAACAAGCATATGTGATCATGTTTCCATTCCCCGTCCTTGTTATAAATGATTATTGTATTGGAATAGATTTAAGCAGTATTAAAGAAGATTCAATAGCCCTTGTTAGTACAAATATCGGACAGGGTGGGAATCTGGAACTGGTATGGGAAAAATGGAGTTCTAACAATAAATGGTACACATTACAGGGCGCTCAGTGGGATAGCGGGACAATAGATGTTGATGCCATGATTTTACCAATCATTGATAACACGGCAGGTTGCATTGAAAGCGGGGAATTTATTTCTGGAATGAAACTGACTCAATCATTTCCTAACCCCGTGGAGGATTTTTTAACGATTCAATATGAATTGGAAGCAAATCAGGATTATTCATCTCTTGAAATTATCAATCTGGATGGAAAGAGGGTTTATTTCAATGACCATATAAACCAATTAAAAGGAATTCATCAAATTGTTGTGGATGTATCGCACTTTAACAACGGAACTTATATCTATATCCTTTCCACTTCTGAGGCCCGTATGGCAAAAAAATTGCTTATCAGCAGATAA